From the genome of Novosphingobium sp. TH158, one region includes:
- a CDS encoding folate-binding protein YgfZ, with translation MTATLLATRAVIRLSGEDCRGFLQGLVTSDVGGALPVWAALLTPQGKVLFDFLIWADGDDLLLDCEADQAEALAKRLSLYRLRRPITIARDPAQAVHWRADGAGNDPRLPALGTRWIGPPEGEAADAQWLAHRLSLGVCEGRAELADLLWLECNAAELNGVSFTKGCYVGQENTARMNWRQKVNRRLVVVPIEESDPARRRVAYPDLGLAVDHRRVDDISAAGLPQWLAEA, from the coding sequence ATGACTGCAACGCTTCTGGCAACCCGCGCCGTGATCCGCCTTTCGGGCGAAGACTGCCGGGGCTTTCTTCAGGGACTTGTCACCAGCGACGTCGGCGGCGCGCTGCCCGTCTGGGCGGCCCTGCTGACCCCGCAGGGCAAGGTGCTTTTCGATTTTCTCATCTGGGCAGACGGCGATGACCTGCTGCTCGATTGCGAGGCCGATCAGGCAGAGGCGCTGGCGAAACGGCTCTCGCTTTATCGCCTGCGCCGCCCGATCACCATTGCGCGGGACCCGGCCCAGGCGGTGCACTGGCGCGCCGACGGCGCCGGGAACGATCCGCGCCTGCCCGCACTGGGAACCCGCTGGATCGGCCCGCCCGAAGGCGAGGCGGCCGATGCGCAGTGGCTTGCCCACCGCCTGTCCCTCGGCGTTTGCGAAGGCCGTGCCGAACTGGCCGACCTGCTCTGGCTGGAATGCAACGCGGCTGAACTGAACGGCGTCTCGTTCACCAAGGGCTGCTATGTCGGGCAGGAAAACACCGCGCGGATGAACTGGCGGCAGAAGGTCAACCGCCGCCTGGTGGTCGTGCCCATTGAAGAAAGCGATCCGGCGCGCCGGCGGGTGGCCTACCCGGACCTTGGCCTGGCCGTCGATCACCGGCGCGTGGACGACATATCCGCCGCCGGTCTGCCGCAGTGGCTTGCAGAGGCCTGA
- a CDS encoding TetR/AcrR family transcriptional regulator, with amino-acid sequence MSIRRRLTQEESRTAAMEAARSLLIEAGPQAVTLKAVAARIGRTHANLLHHFGSASGLQKALAEHLAGTICATIGEAVIATRTGVGSLRRVVDLTFDAFGREGGGALASWMLLSGNEDALDPIVEAIHDMIDEVHGHDVEPMHEVTLTLVLMALGDALMGEALSASLGLPASAARDQAEKMLVEAAERAGIVPAKG; translated from the coding sequence ATGTCAATAAGGCGCAGACTCACCCAGGAAGAAAGCCGCACCGCCGCGATGGAGGCCGCGCGATCGCTGCTGATCGAGGCAGGGCCGCAAGCCGTGACGCTGAAGGCCGTGGCCGCGCGGATCGGCCGCACCCATGCCAACCTGCTGCATCACTTCGGCTCGGCATCGGGCCTGCAGAAGGCGCTGGCCGAGCATCTTGCCGGTACGATCTGCGCCACGATCGGCGAAGCGGTGATCGCCACCCGCACCGGCGTGGGCAGCCTGCGCCGCGTGGTGGACCTGACCTTCGATGCATTCGGCCGGGAAGGCGGGGGCGCACTGGCCAGCTGGATGCTGCTTTCCGGCAACGAGGACGCGCTCGACCCGATTGTCGAGGCGATCCACGACATGATCGACGAGGTTCACGGCCATGACGTGGAACCGATGCACGAGGTGACGCTGACGCTGGTGCTGATGGCGCTGGGCGATGCCCTGATGGGCGAGGCGCTGAGCGCATCGCTTGGCCTGCCGGCCTCTGCCGCGCGCGACCAGGCGGAAAAGATGCTGGTGGAAGCCGCCGAACGTGCCGGGATCGTGCCGGCCAAGGGCTAG